A window of the Nibribacter ruber genome harbors these coding sequences:
- a CDS encoding DUF3817 domain-containing protein: MALSFSTTLDRFRSIAIIEGISFLLLLIIAMPMKYMMGIPEPVKYMGWAHGVLFVLFMALLLQVWIQYKWSFWKVALAFIASLIPFGTFWLDKKIAHEEVR, encoded by the coding sequence ATGGCTTTATCGTTTTCCACTACTCTTGACCGCTTTAGGTCTATTGCTATCATAGAAGGGATCTCTTTCCTGTTACTGTTAATTATTGCCATGCCCATGAAGTACATGATGGGTATTCCTGAGCCGGTGAAGTACATGGGCTGGGCGCACGGTGTTCTATTTGTGCTGTTCATGGCCTTGCTGCTCCAGGTATGGATTCAATACAAATGGTCTTTCTGGAAGGTAGCCTTGGCATTTATCGCGTCTCTTATTCCGTTTGGCACGTTCTGGCTGGACAAGAAGATTGCCCACGAGGAAGTTCGCTAG
- a CDS encoding cyanophycinase: MTTSPKNSKANFIPAKGQTPKGKILAIGGKENKGADQAEGKDKNINFISEQILKRFVQELRGDDPTVVIIPTASNEPAASAQDYIKLFKELGVNKVLVMDIRTREDAFKPEFLKMVEKGDGFMFTGGDQLRLTAIYGGTQILNKLKERYVLENIIIAGTSAGAAAMSTPMIYEGESDGGYIKGDVRMTTGLEFIKNVAIDTHFLTRGRIVRMTQAIATNPECIGIGLEEDTAILVVDGGHIEVVGSGLITIVDGMDMTETNIFEIENGQPFTAKGLRVHLLGDKDEYEIPTYQRVQIV; this comes from the coding sequence ATGACTACTTCGCCCAAAAATTCAAAAGCAAACTTCATCCCAGCCAAAGGCCAGACGCCCAAAGGAAAAATCCTGGCCATTGGCGGCAAGGAGAACAAAGGTGCCGACCAGGCCGAGGGCAAGGACAAGAACATCAACTTCATTAGTGAGCAGATTCTTAAGCGCTTCGTGCAAGAGCTCAGAGGCGATGACCCTACGGTGGTGATCATTCCCACGGCGTCCAATGAGCCTGCAGCATCGGCGCAGGATTATATAAAACTGTTCAAAGAACTGGGGGTGAACAAGGTGCTGGTCATGGACATTAGAACCCGTGAAGATGCCTTTAAACCTGAGTTTCTGAAGATGGTAGAGAAAGGCGATGGCTTCATGTTCACCGGCGGTGACCAACTCCGGCTCACGGCCATTTACGGCGGCACCCAGATTCTCAACAAGCTAAAGGAGCGCTACGTGTTGGAGAACATCATCATTGCCGGCACCAGCGCGGGCGCAGCGGCCATGTCTACGCCTATGATTTATGAAGGAGAATCGGATGGCGGGTACATAAAAGGCGATGTGCGCATGACCACCGGGCTGGAGTTCATCAAGAACGTAGCCATTGACACGCACTTTTTAACCCGCGGACGCATTGTGCGCATGACCCAGGCTATTGCCACCAACCCAGAGTGCATCGGCATTGGCTTAGAGGAAGACACCGCTATTTTAGTGGTGGACGGAGGTCACATTGAGGTAGTGGGCAGTGGCCTTATCACCATCGTGGACGGCATGGACATGACCGAAACCAACATCTTTGAAATAGAAAACGGCCAACCTTTCACAGCCAAGGGCCTGCGGGTGCATTTGCTGGGAGACAAGGACGAGTACGAGATACCCACCTACCAAAGAGTACAGATTGTATAA